One region of Acinetobacter sp. 10FS3-1 genomic DNA includes:
- a CDS encoding Eco57I restriction-modification methylase domain-containing protein: MENTAFIADMVNTGDFNPISPYVTTNLDLNLHPIQHNKSLVSRFEQNIEAIKVLKQIEAAGRKPTQAEQITLSNYSGFGGLTAAFPNIDGVYTNDAWKERGELLKSLVTDAEYNSITFTLGSAFFTPSHIVNAMWKMAEKAGFRGGVVLEPSCGSGFIMGHAPKDHFIKTVAVELDIITAKVAELVYPENTVMQTGFENIPFQQGMFDLAIGNPPYSGEYSAHFKHNQSFNGFSIHNQFMIASIDALAANAIGVMIVSRYFMDAENCSARYAVSERAKLISAVRLPSSAFSDSANTDVVTDILVFRKYHQDDIEQGTKRIGDWVDSITKDAHGVTRNTYFESKNAIIGKYEHISSAFGMTLNVKYEGDLEADLAAFVDQLPEQITTNYVNPKQVAIRYEDLVSHLLIEMSGLEIGAVQRDDNGTLYRIIEKNAVHGFSYFKQEITENTVWSKRFRYDENKDIYELVPRMENGRKVYVMEDDKPTNRLVYDRQYIDIDAIAAGSKLGPVKLDKLNRLIDLRDTLKVQLDYELSDHDDIEANRAVLCGMYDAFVKKYSFINSPANVALLNELPDCALMLSLEESYTKASKVVDGLTASGRKRFKTTRKESAKKAAILSQRVVYKTVIATHADTIEDGLALSMSHRAKFDLEYVAQLCDCTTEEVIEQLHHNAVVPLIYFDHAQNAWVERNSYLSGNVRQKLSVAEKHGLDRNVEALSEVLPEQVQIEDISLSLGMQWIPLSVYVRFVRDISEDANARVTYEYVSNMFEVTCVASQAKTLMFANEHLSLDKLLNKLMNSESIRIYKESINWRDEVVRVLDHEATEQTNIIAEQMKLEFANWIYDQQDLVDQLTELYNEKFNSFVVQKYDGSHLQFVGKVPDDVIDLRRHQKNAIWRGIVEPFVLYDHVVGSGKTWLSISRAIERKRLGLSEKPVIVVPNHLVFQFAADVYRLYPSAHVLAATNKDFEKSRRKRLFAKIATGNYDLIIVPHSSFEFIKLSPAFEQKMLTEELDKVKSELECANSTSQHGKRTLRKLRDMQRRLETKLSKKMNTKRRDNDLTFEQLGITDLCVDEGHLYKNLFYNSNLKNIVGMGNPTGSNRAFDMYCKFLYLHQIGGSGVLMTGTPISNSACEMHIMMRFLIPNLLAELNLDRFDNWAKLYSDNTSKWESTESGKLKQVTRFARNWKNMRSLMQLWYQCADPITNDVMVSAYEEENPGKRFPLPEVEGGVRQCIAVDPTEEQQQLLNEVLAGFENLDKITDYLERNAERLRLMDRARKLSLAARCVDYYRFRNETGGKLQAVADNVAQIYRKWDADKGTQIIFLDRSVPFTKGDDRILREYDALRAKMDAAIEEDDEDLINSLEDRLAAFNADEMEAIRVAITASWSGYQEIKTLLVAQGLPENEIRFIQEAKNDKQKQEIFDLVRTGEVRVLIGSTPRMGAGTNVNNRLVHLHHVDITYKPSDIEQREGRIIRQGNELYTLYGHDNFKVGITAYITRFSIDAKLWDLCSSKLKMINAIRKYDGSHQMDFGNDLDNISMMEIAALATGNPMMLERVELEGDIQTLERMKLMFNRKKAGAINQIAKAKLTLEHTPAKLANIQASHEVVKATHLAHVANLESRIVVVDGVEYSSLADIQTYVTALPKGKVTIDLNGKTYHSRTKVTAEAERILGNGKFFKVEFNGKSYEFSVDFADAVLNGNSTWLVNGGEAHIGYMLGHELHVVDYGEGKIGFAVLDLKQTSELAEVEIESVVHKSKRYYTSGSITSAINKLFMHLVNRLGCEVDKFEHELVNAKSILANLTSRINDTFPQELELEAKRKRLICISKLMSDDNADVVDHGSWEAELQLLKDALPPEAVAVEVVEVDSIEAATDEIDPEFKVERAETLVEKVRPKTRGKRAAKSVPKTNQLCLF, translated from the coding sequence ATGGAAAACACGGCTTTTATCGCTGATATGGTTAATACTGGTGACTTCAATCCAATTTCACCTTATGTAACAACCAACCTAGATTTAAACCTACACCCTATCCAACATAACAAGTCGTTGGTTTCTCGTTTTGAGCAGAACATTGAAGCGATTAAGGTACTCAAACAAATTGAAGCTGCCGGTCGCAAACCTACCCAAGCAGAACAGATCACTTTATCCAATTACAGTGGTTTCGGTGGTCTTACAGCAGCTTTCCCGAATATCGACGGCGTATATACAAATGATGCTTGGAAAGAACGCGGTGAGCTGCTTAAAAGCCTTGTAACGGATGCAGAATACAACTCGATCACCTTCACTTTGGGTTCTGCATTCTTCACCCCTAGTCACATCGTCAATGCAATGTGGAAAATGGCTGAAAAAGCCGGTTTCCGTGGTGGTGTTGTTCTTGAGCCGTCTTGTGGTTCGGGCTTTATTATGGGTCATGCCCCTAAAGATCATTTCATCAAAACTGTAGCGGTTGAGCTTGATATCATCACTGCTAAGGTTGCCGAGCTTGTGTATCCAGAAAATACAGTGATGCAGACCGGTTTTGAGAACATCCCATTTCAACAAGGTATGTTTGATCTGGCTATCGGGAACCCTCCATATTCAGGCGAATACTCCGCACACTTCAAACACAACCAGTCTTTCAATGGTTTTAGCATCCACAATCAATTTATGATTGCGTCTATTGATGCTCTAGCTGCGAATGCAATTGGCGTGATGATCGTATCTCGCTACTTTATGGACGCTGAAAATTGCTCTGCTCGTTACGCAGTCAGTGAACGTGCCAAGTTGATCTCTGCGGTTCGCCTTCCTTCTTCTGCTTTTTCTGATTCAGCGAATACAGACGTTGTAACGGATATTTTGGTTTTTCGTAAATATCACCAAGACGATATTGAGCAAGGCACTAAGCGCATTGGCGATTGGGTTGATAGCATCACTAAAGACGCTCATGGCGTTACACGCAATACCTACTTTGAAAGCAAAAACGCAATCATTGGTAAATACGAGCACATCAGCTCTGCTTTTGGCATGACCCTAAATGTGAAGTATGAAGGCGACCTAGAAGCTGATCTTGCTGCATTTGTTGATCAATTGCCGGAACAGATCACCACAAACTACGTGAACCCTAAACAGGTTGCTATTCGTTACGAAGATTTAGTAAGTCACTTACTAATCGAAATGTCAGGTCTTGAAATTGGTGCTGTTCAGCGTGACGACAACGGAACGCTTTACCGCATTATTGAAAAGAATGCGGTTCACGGTTTCAGCTACTTTAAACAAGAAATTACTGAAAATACGGTTTGGTCTAAACGCTTCCGCTATGACGAAAACAAAGATATTTATGAGCTTGTGCCACGCATGGAAAATGGGCGCAAAGTTTATGTAATGGAAGATGATAAGCCTACTAATCGTTTGGTGTACGACCGTCAATATATCGACATTGACGCGATTGCTGCGGGTTCTAAATTAGGTCCAGTAAAACTAGACAAATTGAACCGTCTGATTGACCTTCGAGATACATTAAAAGTTCAGCTCGACTATGAGTTGTCAGATCACGATGACATTGAAGCTAACCGTGCTGTTTTATGCGGTATGTATGATGCTTTTGTGAAGAAATACAGCTTCATTAACTCCCCGGCTAACGTAGCACTGCTGAATGAGCTTCCAGACTGCGCATTGATGCTGTCTCTTGAGGAAAGCTACACCAAAGCAAGCAAGGTGGTTGATGGTCTGACTGCATCAGGACGTAAACGCTTTAAAACTACACGTAAAGAATCCGCGAAAAAAGCAGCCATTCTTTCGCAACGTGTGGTTTATAAAACTGTGATTGCTACCCATGCTGACACTATTGAGGATGGCTTGGCTTTGAGCATGTCGCACCGTGCCAAGTTCGATCTAGAATATGTGGCGCAGCTTTGCGACTGCACAACAGAAGAAGTGATTGAACAACTGCATCATAACGCTGTGGTTCCTTTGATCTACTTTGACCATGCTCAAAACGCATGGGTTGAGCGTAATAGCTACCTTTCCGGGAATGTCCGTCAAAAGCTATCTGTAGCAGAAAAACACGGCTTAGATCGCAACGTGGAAGCACTGAGCGAAGTGCTGCCGGAGCAAGTGCAAATTGAAGATATTTCCCTATCTCTAGGCATGCAATGGATTCCACTTTCTGTATATGTTCGGTTTGTTCGTGATATTTCAGAGGATGCCAACGCACGAGTAACTTACGAGTATGTTTCTAATATGTTCGAGGTAACTTGTGTAGCTTCACAGGCTAAAACCTTGATGTTTGCCAATGAGCATCTTTCATTAGATAAATTGCTTAACAAGCTGATGAACTCTGAATCTATCCGCATTTACAAGGAATCTATCAACTGGCGTGATGAAGTTGTTCGTGTTTTAGACCATGAAGCAACTGAACAAACCAACATTATTGCCGAGCAAATGAAACTTGAATTTGCGAACTGGATTTATGACCAACAAGACCTTGTTGATCAATTAACAGAGCTATATAACGAGAAATTTAACAGCTTCGTGGTTCAGAAGTATGACGGTTCTCACCTTCAATTTGTTGGCAAAGTTCCCGATGATGTAATTGATCTTCGCCGTCATCAGAAAAATGCTATATGGCGTGGCATCGTTGAACCTTTTGTACTTTACGATCATGTAGTTGGTTCAGGCAAAACGTGGTTGAGCATCAGTCGTGCGATTGAGCGTAAACGCTTAGGCTTGAGCGAAAAACCTGTCATCGTGGTTCCTAACCACCTGGTATTCCAGTTCGCTGCCGATGTTTATCGCTTGTATCCATCTGCTCATGTTCTGGCTGCAACCAACAAGGATTTTGAGAAAAGTCGTCGTAAACGTCTATTTGCCAAAATTGCTACCGGCAACTATGACTTGATCATTGTTCCTCATTCTTCATTCGAGTTTATCAAGTTAAGTCCGGCATTTGAACAAAAGATGCTAACGGAGGAATTAGACAAGGTAAAAAGCGAGCTTGAGTGTGCTAATAGCACCTCTCAGCATGGTAAACGTACACTTCGTAAATTGCGTGACATGCAACGTCGATTAGAAACCAAACTTTCTAAAAAGATGAACACAAAACGCCGTGATAATGACCTGACTTTTGAGCAGCTAGGCATTACGGATTTATGCGTCGATGAAGGTCATTTATACAAAAACTTGTTTTATAACAGCAACTTAAAAAACATTGTTGGTATGGGGAACCCTACCGGTTCTAACCGTGCTTTCGATATGTACTGCAAATTTCTTTACCTACACCAGATCGGCGGGTCAGGTGTACTGATGACCGGCACACCAATCAGCAACAGTGCTTGTGAAATGCACATTATGATGCGCTTCTTGATTCCGAATCTGTTAGCTGAATTGAACTTAGATCGGTTCGACAATTGGGCGAAATTGTATAGCGATAATACGAGCAAATGGGAAAGCACCGAATCGGGCAAGTTAAAGCAAGTCACCCGCTTTGCTCGTAACTGGAAAAATATGCGCTCATTGATGCAGTTATGGTATCAGTGCGCCGACCCAATCACTAATGATGTGATGGTTTCAGCCTACGAGGAAGAGAACCCAGGAAAACGCTTCCCACTTCCTGAGGTTGAGGGTGGCGTAAGACAATGTATTGCGGTTGACCCAACAGAAGAACAGCAACAACTTTTAAATGAAGTGTTAGCCGGTTTTGAGAATCTGGATAAGATCACTGATTACCTAGAACGTAATGCTGAACGTCTGCGCTTGATGGACCGTGCACGTAAATTATCACTGGCTGCTCGCTGTGTGGATTATTACCGCTTCCGCAATGAAACTGGTGGTAAGCTCCAAGCTGTAGCGGATAACGTGGCTCAAATCTACCGAAAATGGGATGCAGATAAAGGTACTCAAATTATCTTCTTAGATCGCTCAGTTCCATTTACTAAGGGTGATGATCGTATACTTAGAGAATATGACGCTTTACGTGCAAAAATGGATGCAGCGATTGAAGAGGACGACGAGGACTTAATCAATAGCCTAGAAGATCGCCTTGCTGCCTTCAATGCTGATGAAATGGAAGCGATCAGAGTTGCGATTACAGCTTCATGGTCTGGATACCAGGAAATTAAAACCTTACTTGTGGCTCAAGGTCTACCAGAAAACGAAATTCGTTTTATCCAGGAAGCGAAAAACGACAAGCAAAAACAAGAAATTTTTGATCTTGTTCGTACCGGTGAAGTTCGAGTTTTAATTGGCTCCACCCCGCGCATGGGTGCGGGAACTAACGTGAATAATCGTCTAGTTCATCTACACCATGTCGATATCACTTATAAGCCGTCGGACATTGAACAGCGCGAGGGGCGTATCATTCGTCAGGGCAATGAGCTTTATACTCTCTACGGACATGATAATTTTAAGGTCGGAATTACTGCATATATCACGAGATTTAGCATTGATGCCAAACTTTGGGATTTATGCTCAAGCAAGCTAAAAATGATCAATGCGATTCGTAAATATGATGGTTCGCACCAAATGGATTTTGGTAACGATCTGGATAATATCTCAATGATGGAGATTGCAGCCCTGGCGACTGGTAATCCAATGATGCTTGAGCGTGTTGAGCTTGAGGGTGACATTCAAACGCTTGAACGTATGAAGTTGATGTTTAACCGTAAGAAAGCCGGCGCAATCAACCAGATCGCAAAAGCTAAACTGACCCTGGAACACACTCCGGCGAAGTTGGCAAATATTCAGGCAAGCCACGAAGTAGTTAAGGCTACTCACTTGGCGCACGTTGCAAATTTAGAATCTCGAATTGTGGTGGTGGATGGCGTGGAATACAGCTCACTAGCAGATATTCAAACGTATGTAACTGCCCTACCTAAAGGTAAAGTGACTATTGACCTAAACGGCAAAACATACCACAGCCGCACGAAGGTGACAGCAGAAGCCGAGCGCATCTTAGGCAATGGTAAGTTCTTTAAGGTTGAGTTCAACGGCAAATCTTATGAGTTCTCAGTAGACTTTGCCGATGCGGTGTTAAATGGCAACTCTACGTGGTTGGTGAATGGCGGTGAAGCTCATATTGGCTATATGTTAGGCCACGAGCTGCATGTTGTTGACTACGGCGAGGGCAAAATCGGCTTTGCTGTACTTGATCTGAAACAGACAAGCGAATTGGCAGAGGTTGAGATTGAATCAGTCGTTCACAAGAGCAAGCGATACTACACTTCTGGTTCTATCACTTCTGCGATCAATAAGTTATTTATGCACCTGGTAAACCGTCTGGGTTGTGAAGTAGATAAGTTTGAACATGAGCTAGTGAATGCCAAATCTATTCTTGCAAACCTGACCAGTCGCATTAATGATACTTTCCCGCAAGAGCTTGAGTTAGAAGCAAAACGCAAACGCTTGATCTGTATTTCTAAACTTATGTCGGATGATAATGCTGATGTGGTTGATCACGGTTCATGGGAGGCTGAATTACAGCTTCTCAAGGATGCCTTGCCACCGGAAGCGGTTGCTGTTGAAGTGGTTGAAGTAGACAGTATCGAAGCTGCTACTGATGAAATTGACCCGGAATTTAAAGTAGAACGTGCTGAAACACTGGTTGAAAAGGTACGCCCTAAAACTCGTGGTAAACGTGCTGCCAAATCGGTTCCAAAAACAAATCAACTCTGCCTGTTTTAA